From the Chloroflexus aurantiacus J-10-fl genome, one window contains:
- a CDS encoding SGNH/GDSL hydrolase family protein has protein sequence MKHFHRLLLITLIGMIIVAALLRDARLPVAAQPLTGGLITETLAGDAVQVMMPGRFALTFTPDGIEVWRDLRRDPAGHRNLVNQSTPLLVPQLADGQQVVGRPTLVRSSSLRAVISYTYAGTTISYEVWAGGQILISASGQRVTLSGPHLTGDASAGAALQAIKSTSTAQYWVLYLDAWAVDELPLALSDPAMVAVTSPDNVSLSANGSVAITPPDGVVRAPRLRIKNWSGGEAVTVERAGVTLAEGIDYLTEYDPVSGDLLVQYLHLLPPGPAASRTFQIRPSQAEPVLSLAILDANGNPRPLDPVTGMLIVDADLPAGQSPAPGPLTTRDVFQIPYIQTGPTLRLQATVTDPPAEFSGVRFTISGPGFNQTIDDLTPGDGLTATVTLPRRAEYSVSATILINGEPGSLSRTIDPVGYGYVFVSIGDSITAGKWGFYRLPPGSSLTGASDGYPFTSPPPVGSGYPRSDDGRNYPQSDNTQADSAGYQNIYYAGYQIELNNLLTTCLNSPVFILNDGFSGIRTARDLYGNTTGSDRIGASGYLNALGKATVYRQHITDLGAGQVLLQVGTNDATAVSTTNIYNNLMPASVYKEDLRALINAIRLDRPDLGLWVARLPWRNDGTTTQANTRRATTQSFNLSIAELVDELDDEAPVRLGPDFYTHFANYQDQIITTNPSNGNADNIHPNSAGFSAMADLWSDVLCADLPREPDPSPTPTSTIYIPTVTNTSSPTPSSVITTTSSPTATSTPTATTSPTVTGSPTATTSPTATGSPTATTGPTATTSPTVTVSPTATQTGSPVQAPGSSIYIPIINR, from the coding sequence ATGAAACACTTTCACCGCCTACTCCTGATCACGCTGATCGGTATGATCATCGTGGCCGCACTCCTGCGGGATGCTCGATTACCGGTTGCAGCTCAACCCTTGACCGGCGGACTGATAACGGAAACGCTTGCCGGGGATGCGGTACAGGTAATGATGCCCGGACGGTTCGCTCTCACCTTTACACCAGACGGGATCGAGGTATGGCGCGACCTGCGGCGCGATCCAGCCGGTCACCGCAATCTGGTTAATCAATCAACACCACTTCTGGTGCCCCAGCTTGCCGACGGCCAGCAAGTGGTCGGCAGGCCAACACTGGTACGTAGTTCATCATTACGCGCCGTGATTTCGTACACCTACGCCGGCACCACAATCAGTTATGAGGTGTGGGCCGGCGGTCAGATACTGATCAGCGCCAGTGGTCAGCGCGTTACGCTCTCTGGCCCTCACCTGACCGGCGATGCCAGTGCCGGAGCGGCGCTGCAAGCGATTAAATCGACATCCACTGCTCAATACTGGGTACTCTATCTCGATGCCTGGGCCGTTGATGAACTACCGCTCGCCTTGTCCGATCCGGCAATGGTCGCCGTCACCTCACCTGATAATGTGAGCTTATCCGCGAATGGTTCGGTCGCGATAACCCCACCTGACGGTGTGGTGCGGGCGCCACGGCTCCGCATCAAGAACTGGTCTGGCGGCGAGGCGGTTACAGTCGAGCGAGCCGGGGTGACCCTGGCTGAAGGTATTGATTATCTGACCGAGTATGATCCTGTCAGTGGTGATCTCCTCGTGCAATATTTGCATCTCCTGCCACCTGGCCCGGCAGCCAGCCGCACCTTCCAGATTCGTCCATCTCAGGCCGAACCGGTCTTGAGTCTGGCTATTCTCGATGCTAACGGCAATCCCCGACCCCTTGATCCGGTTACCGGTATGCTGATCGTCGATGCCGATCTCCCCGCCGGGCAGTCGCCGGCACCTGGCCCGTTAACGACGAGAGATGTCTTCCAGATTCCGTACATTCAAACCGGGCCAACGCTACGCTTGCAGGCGACCGTCACCGATCCGCCGGCTGAGTTCAGTGGTGTCCGCTTTACCATCAGTGGCCCCGGTTTTAATCAAACGATTGACGATCTCACACCCGGCGATGGTCTTACCGCGACCGTTACCCTGCCGCGCCGCGCCGAGTACAGTGTCTCGGCGACGATCCTGATCAACGGCGAACCGGGATCGCTTAGCCGGACTATCGATCCGGTCGGTTACGGGTATGTGTTCGTGAGCATTGGCGACTCGATCACCGCAGGGAAATGGGGTTTCTATCGTCTGCCGCCAGGTTCAAGCCTCACCGGTGCGAGTGATGGCTATCCGTTTACCAGCCCGCCACCGGTTGGCAGCGGCTACCCGCGCAGCGATGATGGCCGTAACTATCCCCAATCGGATAACACGCAGGCCGATAGTGCCGGCTATCAGAACATCTACTATGCCGGCTATCAGATAGAATTGAATAATTTGCTGACAACCTGCCTCAACAGCCCGGTATTCATCCTCAACGATGGCTTTAGCGGTATTCGTACCGCACGCGATCTCTACGGTAATACCACCGGATCAGACCGGATTGGGGCAAGTGGCTACCTGAATGCGCTCGGCAAAGCGACGGTGTACCGGCAGCATATCACCGATCTGGGGGCTGGGCAGGTATTGCTGCAAGTTGGTACCAATGATGCCACGGCAGTTTCGACAACGAATATCTACAACAACCTGATGCCGGCCAGTGTCTATAAAGAAGATCTGCGCGCTCTGATCAATGCCATTCGCCTGGATCGTCCCGATCTCGGATTGTGGGTTGCGCGTCTCCCGTGGCGAAATGACGGCACAACTACCCAGGCTAATACTCGCCGTGCCACAACACAGTCATTTAACCTTAGCATTGCTGAACTGGTCGATGAACTCGACGACGAGGCACCGGTTCGCTTAGGGCCAGATTTTTATACCCACTTTGCCAATTATCAAGATCAGATTATTACCACGAATCCCAGTAACGGCAATGCCGACAACATTCACCCGAATAGTGCGGGCTTCAGCGCGATGGCCGATCTATGGAGTGATGTGCTTTGCGCCGATCTACCTCGTGAACCCGATCCATCACCGACGCCGACCAGCACTATCTACATTCCAACTGTCACCAATACGTCTTCACCAACACCCAGCAGTGTTATTACGACCACGAGTAGCCCAACCGCGACTTCCACCCCAACTGCGACCACCAGCCCAACGGTGACAGGTAGCCCGACCGCGACCACCAGCCCAACGGCGACAGGTAGCCCAACTGCGACCACCGGCCCGACGGCGACCACCAGCCCAACAGTAACGGTCAGCCCGACCGCAACTCAGACCGGTTCACCGGTACAGGCACCGGGAAGCTCCATCTACATCCCAATCATCAATAGATGA
- a CDS encoding polysaccharide biosynthesis protein, protein MKLIPSPTRNRYFFFLDAILLPLMAYMSFVVRLDDLPNGNALLGWLILAIIATPVHLIVFRHLGVYSRYWRYASIDELLLLISAISLAMLISTPTALVVASVTPFALLPRSVPIIFFFFGLAATIGPRLIARIRWHRATVKRKSKSELTFNMQRVLIMGAGSAGTMIARELRDNPQLGMVAVGFLDDDPLKQGMHIYGVPVLGNRYDIPRLARERQAHYVIIAMPSASGKDIRSIVELCERTRVKTKIMPGLYEMLDGKVSVNQLRNVQIEDLLRRPPVQTDIAAVHQLLRGKRVLVTGGGGSIGSELCRQILRASPEELIILGHGENSVFTIEQELRRVAPPTTKLSVVIADIRFAERIMHIFEQYRPEIVFHAAAHKHVPLMELHPSEAVTNNVLGTRNLLSATMQVDVSHFVMISSDKAVNPTSVMGATKRVAELLVHEAARQSGRAYVAVRFGNVLGSRGSVVLTFKQQIAAGGPVTVTHPEMRRFFMTIPEAVQLTLQASVLGKGGEVFVLDMGEPIRIVDLARDMIELSGLQVGRDIDIVFTGLRPGEKLYEELFVEGEEYERTTHAKIVIARNASQLVPRTLADQIRILEMAALNDDTAVLLRTLHRLVPTFKQPTPMPMNEPKPREQAVGEPLWRRQLASD, encoded by the coding sequence TTGAAGCTCATACCATCCCCTACTCGCAATCGTTATTTTTTCTTTCTCGACGCCATTCTGCTCCCATTAATGGCATACATGAGCTTCGTAGTACGGCTTGATGATCTTCCAAATGGCAATGCTCTGTTGGGATGGTTGATTCTTGCTATCATTGCCACCCCAGTTCATCTCATCGTCTTTCGGCATCTGGGGGTTTACTCCCGCTACTGGCGTTATGCGTCGATTGACGAGCTGTTGCTGCTCATTTCAGCTATTTCGCTGGCAATGCTGATCTCTACCCCAACTGCACTTGTTGTTGCTTCGGTAACACCCTTTGCTCTTCTACCGCGCTCAGTTCCAATCATCTTCTTCTTCTTTGGCCTGGCAGCTACAATCGGTCCTCGTCTGATCGCGCGTATTCGCTGGCATCGTGCAACCGTGAAGCGCAAGTCTAAAAGCGAATTGACCTTCAACATGCAGCGGGTGTTGATCATGGGGGCTGGTTCAGCCGGCACGATGATTGCCCGTGAACTCCGCGATAATCCGCAACTCGGCATGGTTGCGGTCGGCTTTCTCGATGATGATCCCCTCAAGCAGGGCATGCATATCTACGGCGTGCCGGTGTTGGGTAATCGTTACGACATTCCGCGGCTGGCTCGTGAGCGACAGGCACATTACGTCATTATTGCGATGCCTTCGGCGAGTGGTAAAGATATTCGCAGCATTGTTGAACTCTGTGAGCGTACCAGAGTGAAGACCAAAATCATGCCTGGTCTTTACGAGATGCTTGATGGCAAGGTGAGCGTCAATCAGTTGCGGAATGTCCAGATTGAAGACTTGCTCCGCCGGCCTCCGGTACAGACAGATATTGCCGCTGTTCATCAGCTTCTGCGCGGGAAGCGGGTGCTGGTCACCGGCGGTGGTGGCTCGATTGGCTCTGAGCTTTGTCGGCAAATCCTACGGGCCAGTCCTGAAGAGCTGATTATTCTCGGTCATGGCGAAAATTCGGTCTTTACTATCGAGCAGGAATTGCGTCGAGTCGCTCCGCCGACCACGAAGCTTTCGGTGGTCATTGCTGACATCCGTTTCGCTGAACGCATCATGCACATCTTCGAGCAGTACCGGCCAGAGATAGTCTTTCACGCTGCGGCGCACAAGCACGTGCCGTTGATGGAGTTGCATCCCTCAGAAGCAGTGACGAATAACGTGCTCGGTACCCGCAATCTGCTCAGCGCGACAATGCAGGTTGACGTAAGCCATTTTGTGATGATTTCCAGTGATAAAGCGGTTAATCCGACCAGTGTGATGGGGGCGACAAAGCGTGTGGCTGAGCTGCTGGTACACGAGGCGGCCCGGCAGAGTGGGCGGGCGTATGTGGCTGTGCGCTTTGGGAATGTGCTGGGTTCCCGCGGATCGGTTGTGCTGACCTTCAAGCAGCAGATCGCCGCCGGTGGCCCGGTAACGGTGACCCATCCTGAAATGCGCCGCTTCTTCATGACTATCCCTGAAGCGGTGCAATTAACGTTGCAGGCTTCGGTGTTGGGGAAAGGTGGCGAGGTGTTTGTGCTCGATATGGGCGAACCAATCCGTATCGTCGATCTGGCTCGCGACATGATCGAGTTGTCTGGCCTACAGGTTGGTCGCGATATTGATATCGTCTTTACCGGTCTGCGCCCCGGCGAGAAGCTCTATGAAGAGCTATTTGTTGAGGGTGAAGAATATGAACGGACGACCCACGCCAAGATCGTTATCGCTCGCAACGCATCACAGTTAGTACCGCGCACACTGGCCGACCAAATTCGTATTCTCGAAATGGCAGCGCTCAACGATGATACAGCCGTACTGTTGCGTACCCTTCATCGTTTGGTGCCAACCTTCAAACAGCCGACACCAATGCCGATGAACGAACCCAAACCACGCGAGCAGGCTGTTGGTGAGCCGCTGTGGCGACGACAGTTAGCCAGTGATTAG
- a CDS encoding DegT/DnrJ/EryC1/StrS family aminotransferase, translated as MSVPMSAPDITEAEIQAVQQVLHTSYLSIGPQIKAFEQAMADYVGLPHAVGVNSGTSGLHLCCIATGARDGDLVITTPFSFIASANSILYERAIPIFVDVDPVTGNIDPQLVAEAASDLMRGGTAARRWLPRRHNTLGILRAIMPVHAFGQPADMDPINAVAAEYGLHVIEDACEAIGSMYKGRMAGTLSDAAVFAFYPNKQMTTGEGGMIVTHRDDWASLFRSLRNQGRDVFDAWLNHTRLGYNYRLDEMSAALGVVQLQRIEELIARRAQVAAWYNEQLADLELVERPQLSPHTTRMSWFVYVIRILPPADRNTVMRRLADAGIPSRPYFTPIHLQPFYREQFGYQPGDFPVTERLGNLSLALPFSSVMREEQVTEVVHHLRAALQ; from the coding sequence GTGTCAGTTCCAATGTCAGCACCGGATATTACCGAGGCCGAGATACAGGCAGTACAGCAGGTACTGCATACCAGTTATCTGAGCATTGGCCCACAAATCAAGGCGTTTGAACAGGCAATGGCCGATTATGTTGGACTACCGCACGCGGTGGGCGTCAATTCCGGTACCAGTGGATTGCATCTGTGCTGTATTGCAACCGGTGCCCGTGATGGCGACCTGGTCATTACAACACCCTTCTCATTTATCGCCTCGGCCAATAGCATTCTTTACGAGCGAGCAATTCCAATCTTCGTTGATGTTGATCCGGTTACCGGAAACATCGATCCACAGCTTGTGGCTGAGGCTGCATCTGATCTCATGCGCGGTGGCACTGCTGCCCGGCGCTGGCTGCCTCGGCGTCACAACACGCTCGGTATACTTAGAGCGATCATGCCGGTTCACGCCTTTGGGCAACCCGCCGATATGGATCCGATCAATGCCGTAGCTGCCGAATATGGACTACACGTTATCGAAGATGCCTGTGAAGCGATTGGGTCAATGTACAAAGGGCGTATGGCGGGCACCCTCAGCGATGCCGCCGTCTTTGCCTTTTACCCAAATAAGCAGATGACAACCGGCGAAGGCGGAATGATTGTTACCCACCGTGATGATTGGGCCAGCCTGTTCCGCTCACTCCGCAACCAGGGGCGCGATGTCTTTGATGCCTGGCTCAACCACACTCGTCTGGGCTACAACTATCGCCTCGACGAAATGAGTGCAGCGTTGGGAGTTGTGCAGCTACAGCGGATCGAGGAACTTATCGCCCGTCGTGCGCAGGTGGCCGCCTGGTACAACGAACAACTGGCCGACCTCGAACTGGTCGAACGCCCGCAACTAAGCCCACATACCACCCGGATGAGCTGGTTTGTGTATGTGATCCGTATTTTGCCACCCGCCGACCGCAATACGGTTATGCGCCGGCTGGCAGATGCCGGTATTCCGAGCCGTCCGTACTTCACACCGATCCACCTCCAACCCTTCTATCGAGAACAGTTCGGGTACCAACCGGGTGATTTTCCGGTCACGGAGCGGCTTGGTAACCTTTCGCTGGCATTGCCCTTCTCCAGCGTGATGCGTGAAGAGCAGGTCACTGAAGTTGTTCATCATCTGCGTGCTGCACTGCAATGA
- a CDS encoding acetyltransferase, with the protein MTQRIVIIGAGGHAQVVADILLRSAAHGQACQPIGYLDDNPTCHGQQRLGLPVLGPVSMLATLPHDSVIVAIGDNRVRARLFAELKARGEHFARAIHPTAIIAPDVVIGPGTMICAGAIVNPGSVIGANVILNTACTVDHHNQVGDHAHLAPGVHTGGAVTIGTGALVGIGAIVMPQRRVGDWSVVGAGALVHRDVTAETVVTGVPAQPLYVRAVGE; encoded by the coding sequence ATGACTCAGCGCATTGTCATCATCGGCGCAGGTGGTCACGCGCAGGTAGTGGCCGATATTCTGTTACGTTCTGCTGCCCACGGTCAGGCATGCCAGCCTATCGGTTACCTCGATGATAATCCAACATGTCACGGTCAGCAGCGCCTGGGGTTACCGGTGCTGGGGCCGGTCAGCATGCTTGCCACACTTCCTCACGATAGTGTGATTGTTGCCATTGGCGATAATCGGGTGCGCGCCCGGCTTTTCGCCGAATTGAAGGCGCGTGGCGAACATTTTGCCCGTGCCATTCATCCAACGGCGATTATTGCTCCTGACGTGGTCATTGGGCCGGGCACCATGATCTGCGCCGGTGCCATTGTCAATCCCGGTAGCGTTATCGGTGCCAACGTTATCCTCAATACCGCCTGTACCGTCGATCACCACAATCAGGTGGGGGATCATGCGCATCTGGCACCGGGTGTACATACCGGTGGTGCGGTCACCATCGGCACCGGTGCTTTAGTTGGCATCGGCGCCATCGTGATGCCACAGCGGCGGGTTGGTGATTGGAGTGTCGTCGGCGCCGGTGCGCTTGTCCACCGTGATGTTACTGCTGAGACAGTGGTTACCGGTGTACCGGCACAACCATTATATGTGCGGGCTGTCGGCGAATAA
- a CDS encoding sugar transferase — protein sequence MYRRYGKRFLDLVIVIPALVVLAPVMAIIALLIRIKLGPGVFFRQQRPGLHGKPFTMLKFRTMTDARDAQGNLLPDDQRLTPFGRFLRSTSLDELPELLCVLRGEMSLVGPRPLLMQYLERYTPEQRRRHEVLPGITGLAQINGRNALSWEQKFAYDVQYVDQLSFWLDVKILFLTLWKVIKREGISQPGCATAEEFRGSPPPPPQPPMKPGVASSD from the coding sequence ATGTATCGTCGGTATGGAAAACGCTTCCTCGACTTGGTGATTGTCATTCCAGCTCTGGTTGTGCTGGCACCGGTTATGGCAATCATCGCTCTGCTGATACGGATCAAGTTGGGTCCTGGTGTCTTCTTCCGCCAACAACGCCCCGGTCTGCACGGGAAACCGTTCACGATGCTTAAGTTTCGGACAATGACCGATGCCCGTGATGCGCAGGGCAATCTGTTGCCGGATGATCAGCGATTGACGCCGTTTGGCCGTTTTCTGCGGAGCACCAGCCTGGATGAACTGCCTGAACTCCTCTGCGTCCTGCGTGGCGAGATGAGTCTGGTTGGGCCACGACCGTTGTTGATGCAGTATCTGGAACGTTACACTCCCGAACAGCGCCGTCGCCACGAGGTGTTGCCGGGTATTACCGGCCTGGCCCAGATCAATGGTCGTAATGCGCTTTCGTGGGAGCAGAAGTTTGCCTACGATGTGCAGTACGTCGATCAGCTTTCATTCTGGCTCGATGTGAAGATCCTCTTCCTCACCTTGTGGAAGGTCATCAAACGCGAAGGGATCAGTCAGCCTGGATGCGCAACTGCCGAAGAGTTTCGCGGCTCGCCACCACCGCCGCCGCAGCCACCAATGAAGCCAGGAGTCGCGAGTAGCGACTGA
- a CDS encoding BACON domain-containing protein: MERYARNLLICWIISSLFLTTLPATLVAAPGQPSRLGTLGMNTYFSGLERLPQNRNDDLGALINTTRDLGVSWVREEISWANLEPAKGAFSWSLMDTALSQTANAGFGIIGMLLTTPTWARVGDCASRITRNGGSQNYWCPPANPQDFADFVVAAVERYDGDGINDAPGSPRVAAWQIWNEPNNWATWPGEANEYGALLAAGYAAAKAADPTAIVATGGVYVFDGGTRTGGNRDGLEFLGAAFAAVPGAQNSFDALAIHPYMPDTAPDRAGLFGLVSLWGRIANTRGWLDARRGPQVPIWISELGWSTCTASSPVCKNEQDQANYLVRSHGIALALGVRHINWFQLEDKFDSPSTDLWGNAALLRNRDQGYSRKPAANAYATLATQLGAATFIGFGPLHNYTFQSNALTPAARYHLRFQTSTGALVDLLWTTGSAETGLVPLEAGRSAQLINRDGATLPLTITGGQAQIPLSGTPVYLRQDTPPQLAVVPATVTLLAQPTDPETTYALTIQNLGSTSIAWNASGGTGWLTLETTSGNGYRTELRYRVNPAGLTPGTYTTTITVNAGSAGSQSIPITLRVVTTIYRTYMPVIASGG; the protein is encoded by the coding sequence ATGGAACGATACGCACGCAATCTTCTCATCTGTTGGATCATCAGTTCGCTGTTCCTCACAACACTGCCGGCAACCCTCGTCGCCGCGCCTGGCCAGCCTTCACGATTGGGTACGTTGGGAATGAACACCTACTTCAGCGGCCTGGAACGGCTTCCGCAAAATCGCAATGATGATCTCGGAGCACTAATCAATACCACCCGTGATCTTGGCGTGAGCTGGGTGCGTGAAGAGATTAGCTGGGCCAATCTGGAACCGGCGAAAGGTGCCTTTTCCTGGAGTTTGATGGACACGGCACTCTCGCAAACCGCGAATGCCGGTTTTGGGATTATCGGTATGTTGCTTACGACACCAACATGGGCACGGGTCGGCGATTGTGCCAGCCGGATTACGCGCAACGGTGGTTCGCAAAACTACTGGTGCCCACCGGCAAACCCGCAAGATTTTGCCGACTTCGTGGTGGCTGCGGTCGAGCGTTATGATGGCGATGGGATCAACGATGCTCCCGGCTCGCCACGAGTAGCCGCCTGGCAGATCTGGAACGAGCCGAACAACTGGGCAACCTGGCCGGGAGAGGCCAACGAGTACGGTGCGTTACTGGCTGCCGGCTACGCTGCGGCCAAAGCCGCCGATCCAACAGCCATTGTGGCCACCGGCGGCGTCTACGTCTTCGATGGCGGAACCCGAACCGGCGGCAATCGTGATGGTCTGGAGTTTCTCGGCGCTGCGTTCGCCGCCGTACCCGGCGCACAGAATAGTTTTGATGCGTTAGCCATACACCCCTACATGCCCGACACCGCGCCTGATCGTGCCGGGTTGTTCGGTCTGGTATCTCTGTGGGGGCGAATTGCAAATACACGGGGCTGGCTCGATGCCAGACGGGGACCGCAAGTGCCGATCTGGATCAGCGAGCTTGGCTGGTCGACCTGTACTGCTTCCTCGCCAGTGTGTAAAAATGAACAGGATCAGGCCAACTACCTGGTGCGCAGCCACGGCATTGCGCTGGCCCTGGGTGTACGGCACATCAACTGGTTTCAACTGGAAGACAAATTCGACAGTCCATCAACCGATCTGTGGGGAAATGCCGCACTTTTGCGCAACCGGGATCAGGGCTACAGCCGTAAACCGGCGGCCAATGCCTACGCAACCCTGGCAACCCAACTTGGGGCTGCAACCTTTATCGGCTTTGGGCCACTGCACAATTATACATTCCAAAGCAACGCACTGACCCCGGCGGCACGTTATCATTTGCGCTTCCAGACCAGTACCGGTGCCCTGGTTGATCTGCTCTGGACAACCGGCTCTGCCGAGACAGGACTGGTGCCGCTGGAAGCAGGACGTAGTGCTCAACTCATCAACCGCGATGGTGCAACCTTACCTCTCACCATTACCGGTGGGCAGGCGCAGATTCCGCTCAGTGGGACACCGGTGTATCTACGACAGGATACTCCACCACAGCTTGCAGTGGTACCGGCTACGGTCACGCTGCTGGCACAACCGACCGATCCAGAGACAACCTATGCCCTGACCATCCAGAACCTGGGGTCAACCAGCATCGCCTGGAATGCAAGCGGTGGGACAGGCTGGTTGACTCTTGAAACAACCAGCGGTAACGGCTATCGCACAGAGCTGCGTTATCGTGTTAATCCGGCTGGACTGACACCCGGCACCTACACGACGACCATCACCGTGAATGCCGGGAGTGCCGGAAGTCAGAGCATTCCGATCACGTTGCGCGTGGTGACGACGATATACCGCACGTATATGCCAGTTATCGCGAGCGGCGGGTGA
- the rplI gene encoding 50S ribosomal protein L9, which translates to MKVLLLQDVEHLGKAGEIKDVSGGFGRNYLLPKGFAVLATKSQVKQAEERLAAQRRKAEAARKEAEALAARLAELTLTFTVKVGEQDRLYGSVTNADIAAKLHEVAGIEIDRRKIGLEDPIKRTGEYEVPVELMSGVSSTLKVVVVGE; encoded by the coding sequence ATGAAAGTATTGCTGCTCCAGGATGTTGAGCACCTGGGTAAAGCTGGTGAAATCAAAGATGTAAGCGGCGGTTTTGGCCGAAACTATCTGCTACCAAAGGGCTTTGCAGTACTGGCGACGAAGAGCCAGGTTAAGCAGGCCGAAGAGCGACTGGCTGCCCAGCGCCGCAAGGCCGAGGCTGCACGAAAAGAGGCTGAGGCCCTGGCCGCCAGGCTGGCTGAGTTGACGCTCACCTTTACGGTCAAGGTCGGTGAGCAAGACCGGCTGTACGGCTCGGTAACCAATGCCGACATTGCAGCCAAACTGCACGAAGTAGCCGGGATCGAGATTGACCGCCGCAAGATCGGGCTGGAAGATCCGATCAAGCGCACCGGTGAATACGAAGTACCGGTTGAGTTGATGAGTGGTGTATCTTCTACATTGAAGGTCGTTGTAGTGGGTGAATAA
- the dnaB gene encoding replicative DNA helicase — protein MVEKREDRLERSVPFDLQAERATLGSILLERDAIIAVAGWLPAEYFYLEKHALIYEAMLACYNRREPADLATVAAELRRRGQLELVGGLSMLSELVTEVPTAVHIEYYARIVERTALLRRLIEAGGRIAAMGYDEASDLEETLDRAEAELFAVSQRRNNQDFVHIGRVVNTLFSQIESMQERRGEVIGVPTGYHDLDELTGGLQPSDLIILAARPSVGKTSLALSLAYNVAFHANGTVAIFSLEMSREQLVQRMLAMHTGIDMQRLRTGNLRGEELSLAIEGLGVLSELPIYIEDTPGLSITDVRARARRLHSEVGITLVMIDYLQLMSGRRTDNRVQEVSDISRGLKALARELNVPVIALSQLSRAVEGRQNHVPMLSDLRESGSIEQDADIVMFIYREELYDKETDKKGIAEIHIAKHRNGPLGVIPLRFESRTTRFQNLERYQAPEGF, from the coding sequence ATGGTGGAAAAGCGGGAAGATCGCCTCGAACGCAGTGTACCATTCGATCTCCAGGCTGAGCGGGCAACGCTTGGTTCCATCTTGCTTGAACGTGATGCAATCATTGCGGTTGCCGGCTGGCTTCCTGCCGAGTATTTTTACCTTGAAAAGCATGCCTTGATTTACGAGGCGATGCTGGCCTGTTACAACCGACGTGAACCGGCCGATCTGGCTACAGTCGCGGCGGAACTGCGTCGGCGTGGGCAGCTCGAACTGGTGGGCGGGTTGAGTATGTTGAGCGAGCTGGTCACCGAGGTGCCAACTGCCGTTCACATCGAATACTACGCCCGCATTGTAGAACGGACGGCACTGCTCCGCCGCCTGATCGAGGCCGGTGGCCGGATTGCGGCCATGGGGTACGATGAAGCCAGTGATCTCGAAGAGACGCTGGATCGGGCCGAAGCTGAGTTGTTTGCCGTTTCACAGCGGCGGAACAATCAAGATTTTGTCCATATTGGCCGTGTCGTCAATACCCTCTTTTCCCAAATAGAGTCGATGCAGGAGCGGCGAGGCGAGGTGATCGGAGTACCAACCGGTTACCACGACCTCGATGAGCTGACCGGTGGTTTGCAGCCGAGCGATCTGATCATCCTCGCCGCACGTCCGAGCGTGGGTAAAACCTCTCTCGCCCTCTCGCTGGCCTATAATGTGGCGTTTCACGCAAACGGAACTGTTGCCATCTTCAGCCTTGAAATGAGCCGCGAACAGTTAGTTCAGCGTATGCTGGCGATGCATACCGGGATTGATATGCAGCGCCTGCGCACCGGCAACCTACGCGGCGAAGAGCTGAGTCTGGCGATTGAAGGGTTGGGCGTGCTGTCAGAATTGCCGATCTATATTGAAGATACTCCCGGCCTGAGCATCACCGATGTGCGGGCACGTGCCCGACGCCTGCACAGCGAGGTTGGTATCACACTTGTCATGATCGACTACCTGCAACTCATGTCGGGGCGACGCACCGATAATCGGGTGCAAGAAGTGAGTGACATCAGTCGAGGACTGAAAGCCCTTGCCCGTGAACTCAACGTACCGGTGATTGCCCTTTCCCAGCTCTCGCGTGCGGTTGAGGGGCGGCAAAATCATGTACCGATGCTGAGCGACCTCCGCGAGTCGGGTTCAATTGAGCAGGACGCGGATATTGTGATGTTTATTTATCGTGAAGAGTTGTACGATAAGGAGACCGACAAGAAAGGGATCGCCGAGATTCACATCGCCAAGCACCGTAATGGCCCGCTAGGCGTGATCCCATTGCGGTTTGAGTCGCGGACAACGCGCTTTCAAAATCTCGAACGGTATCAGGCGCCGGAGGGTTTTTAG